A single window of Marinobacter sp. LA51 DNA harbors:
- a CDS encoding sterol desaturase family protein, with the protein MSDYNINGLAIPLFLILMLVEYGVLRLQGRSLHRFNDSVNSLSMGLLLLISDALLKAYTFAVFIWLWQNHRLIDFQVENPITWLVFFLGVDFCYYWFHRIAHQINLLWGAHVGHHQGEEYNFTTALRQSAFQYAFSWVFYLPLAVLGCPPVVFVVQFVVLKMYQFWLHTQSINRIPIIEGVMSTPSSHRVHHAKNPIYIDRNYGGTLVIWDRLFGTWQPELADEPCHYGTTRPLDTLNPVRANLQHWSMLARDTINTARWQDKVSLWFRPTGWRPADCLAMDAADPGMQKTGCSDRPKYDPQTTPGKKLYVGCSMMLTFIVCTAFIFFSPQLPGWQVATGTVLVIGGLVIAGDLLENRTRFQWLEWVRVPLLVWFAASLWGATALG; encoded by the coding sequence ATGAGCGACTACAACATCAATGGCCTGGCCATTCCGCTATTCCTCATACTGATGCTGGTGGAGTACGGCGTGTTGCGGCTGCAGGGTCGCAGTTTGCACCGCTTTAACGACAGTGTGAACAGCCTGTCCATGGGCCTTTTGTTGCTCATTTCCGATGCCTTGCTGAAAGCCTATACCTTCGCGGTATTTATCTGGCTGTGGCAGAACCATCGGTTGATCGATTTTCAGGTGGAGAATCCGATCACCTGGCTGGTGTTCTTTCTGGGCGTCGACTTCTGTTACTACTGGTTTCATCGCATCGCCCACCAGATCAACCTCCTGTGGGGCGCGCACGTGGGTCATCACCAGGGTGAGGAATACAACTTCACCACGGCGTTGCGCCAGAGTGCATTCCAGTACGCTTTTTCCTGGGTGTTCTACTTGCCTCTGGCGGTGCTGGGCTGTCCGCCGGTGGTCTTCGTGGTTCAGTTCGTGGTGCTCAAGATGTACCAGTTCTGGTTGCATACCCAGTCCATTAACCGCATTCCGATAATTGAAGGGGTGATGTCTACGCCGTCTAGCCACCGTGTACATCATGCCAAGAACCCGATCTACATTGATCGCAATTACGGCGGCACCCTGGTGATCTGGGACCGTCTGTTTGGCACCTGGCAGCCGGAGCTGGCGGACGAGCCGTGCCATTACGGGACAACCCGTCCGCTGGATACCCTGAACCCGGTTCGCGCCAACCTGCAGCACTGGTCGATGCTGGCCCGCGACACCATCAACACCGCGCGCTGGCAGGACAAGGTATCGCTGTGGTTTCGGCCCACTGGCTGGCGCCCGGCGGATTGCCTGGCTATGGACGCCGCTGATCCGGGCATGCAGAAAACCGGTTGCAGCGACCGGCCCAAGTACGACCCACAGACCACTCCTGGCAAAAAGCTCTATGTGGGCTGCTCCATGATGCTGACATTTATCGTCTGCACCGCGTTTATCTTCTTCTCGCCACAACTGCCCGGGTGGCAGGTAGCTACGGGAACGGTGCTGGTGATCGGCGGGCTGGTCATTGCCGGGGATCTGTTGGAAAACCGGACCCGCTTTCAGTGGCTCGAGTGGGTGAGAGTGCCACTTCTGGTCTGGTTCGCCGCAAGCCTTTGGGGCGCAACGGCTCTGGGCTGA
- a CDS encoding nucleoside 2-deoxyribosyltransferase — MTSPHRIYLAGPEVFFPKQEHRAIVAEKKRLLREHGFEGVDPLDTDLAFPEHESKQDQGLRIYRANRELMDSCDAIIANLTPFRGISADPGTVFEVGYMIGQGKPAFGFTMNSQSYHERAGSGSRDELGHAIEDFELSDNLMIDCGITESGGGLFIAKGPEDHSHFSSEVFSDCVSALACCPTTATA, encoded by the coding sequence ATGACTTCCCCACACCGCATCTACCTCGCCGGCCCGGAGGTCTTTTTTCCGAAACAGGAACACCGGGCCATCGTGGCCGAGAAAAAGCGACTGCTCCGGGAGCATGGATTTGAGGGTGTCGACCCACTGGATACTGATCTGGCGTTCCCCGAGCACGAATCGAAGCAGGATCAAGGCCTGCGAATCTACCGGGCAAACCGGGAGCTAATGGACAGCTGCGATGCCATTATCGCCAACCTGACTCCGTTCAGGGGCATTAGCGCGGACCCGGGTACGGTGTTCGAAGTGGGCTATATGATCGGCCAGGGCAAGCCCGCGTTCGGGTTTACCATGAACAGCCAGAGCTATCACGAGCGCGCCGGTTCCGGCAGCCGGGACGAGCTTGGCCACGCCATTGAGGACTTCGAGCTCAGCGACAACCTGATGATTGACTGTGGCATTACCGAATCCGGCGGCGGCTTATTTATTGCGAAGGGCCCAGAGGATCACAGCCATTTTTCCAGTGAAGTCTTCAGTGACTGCGTGAGCGCTTTGGCGTGTTGTCCGACCACCGCAACCGCCTAG
- a CDS encoding antibiotic biosynthesis monooxygenase family protein, translated as MIRVIYRWRVSSENFEAFKVAWRHTTNQIHEQVPGALGSFMLKASEAEEEILTIAKWESLEAWQAFWGAQNPEQMEGMRKLGTQLSVQAYDEIEDFTR; from the coding sequence GTGATCAGGGTCATTTATCGCTGGCGAGTGTCGTCGGAGAACTTTGAGGCCTTCAAGGTCGCCTGGCGTCATACAACCAACCAAATTCATGAGCAAGTTCCCGGCGCTTTGGGCAGTTTCATGCTTAAGGCCTCAGAGGCCGAGGAAGAAATTCTAACGATCGCAAAGTGGGAATCGCTGGAGGCCTGGCAGGCGTTCTGGGGGGCTCAAAACCCGGAGCAGATGGAGGGCATGCGAAAGCTGGGTACGCAGCTTTCCGTTCAGGCCTATGATGAGATCGAGGATTTTACGCGTTAA
- a CDS encoding ABC transporter substrate-binding protein — protein sequence MKRWLWAHFSAPLITLLLAAGLLPSAAMAQNKTTLEVDAALDLPVVAPLLAAFEQAHPEIEVSFQDQSTLEVDERARNASPAPDVVISSAMPWQMARVNDGLAQPLDSSAAREWPSWAKWRNEVFGFTFEPIVTVYRLDLARHMLPPQTHADLHTILNTHKDMLRGRVTTYSPSGSGIGYTLFQQDARYSPRFWDLVAALGAADVHLENSTQKMLEGLTDGRYWVGYNLLGSYAIQWARSHPELIVQIPQDYSLVMMRMAFIHRDAPNPEAARTFMNFLLSADGQQILAGETPLFSVLPDVVGPYTSQRLRDQVGERLYPIPIDASLLAFVDPMRRDVFMNRWRREIQILSP from the coding sequence ATGAAACGCTGGTTGTGGGCGCACTTTTCGGCACCTTTGATAACACTGCTATTGGCGGCGGGCCTACTGCCATCCGCGGCAATGGCACAGAATAAAACCACGCTCGAAGTTGATGCCGCCCTGGATCTGCCCGTGGTGGCGCCATTGCTTGCAGCATTTGAACAGGCCCATCCGGAAATTGAGGTGTCCTTCCAGGACCAGTCCACCCTTGAGGTGGATGAACGGGCCCGAAACGCCTCACCAGCCCCCGATGTGGTCATCAGCTCGGCCATGCCCTGGCAGATGGCCCGGGTAAATGACGGCCTCGCCCAACCACTGGACAGCAGCGCCGCCCGAGAGTGGCCAAGCTGGGCCAAATGGCGCAACGAAGTGTTTGGGTTTACCTTCGAACCCATCGTGACCGTGTACCGGCTCGATCTGGCCCGCCACATGCTGCCACCCCAGACCCATGCCGACCTCCACACCATCCTGAACACCCATAAGGATATGCTCCGTGGCCGGGTCACAACCTATTCCCCCTCCGGAAGCGGCATCGGCTATACCCTGTTCCAGCAAGATGCCCGCTATTCCCCTCGATTCTGGGATCTGGTTGCCGCCCTGGGCGCGGCCGACGTGCACCTTGAAAATTCCACTCAGAAGATGCTCGAGGGGCTCACCGATGGGCGCTATTGGGTCGGCTACAACCTGCTGGGCTCTTACGCTATCCAGTGGGCCCGCAGCCATCCCGAGCTTATTGTGCAGATCCCTCAAGACTATTCATTGGTGATGATGCGCATGGCGTTCATCCATCGCGATGCGCCCAACCCCGAGGCCGCCCGTACATTCATGAATTTCTTGCTGAGCGCCGACGGCCAACAGATTCTCGCCGGCGAAACGCCGTTGTTCAGTGTGCTGCCGGATGTGGTCGGTCCCTACACCTCGCAGCGGCTGCGGGATCAGGTTGGCGAGCGCCTATACCCAATTCCCATTGATGCCTCACTCCTGGCATTCGTGGATCCCATGCGTCGCGATGTGTTCATGAACCGGTGGCGGCGGGAAATACAGATTCTAAGTCCGTAA
- a CDS encoding DVUA0089 family protein — translation MKIITFLVASIMCASLAKAGLITEGTIQRLGETQSSIDLWGFSTSGGDVTFDLLSWEIEATTGLARDVNGDGELAFLDTYIYLLKNDGVLTQDDKINRNDDSPTTLGSDGSIHYYDSFMSSNLTAGDYFLAVGAFGLSMNEILAGINESAFYPDSCADGIGEECDRVRSDHGDYRITWTGDVSLTQNPGVVISAPEPGTLALLSLGLLSVGLSRKIKRSQNTR, via the coding sequence ATGAAAATAATAACCTTCTTAGTGGCTAGTATTATGTGTGCGAGCTTGGCGAAGGCCGGGCTGATAACCGAAGGCACCATCCAACGGCTCGGTGAAACTCAATCCTCCATCGATCTATGGGGATTTTCGACCTCAGGTGGCGATGTCACGTTTGACCTTCTCTCATGGGAAATCGAGGCAACTACCGGCTTGGCCCGGGATGTAAATGGCGACGGCGAGCTGGCGTTCCTCGACACCTATATTTACCTTTTGAAAAACGATGGCGTTCTAACCCAAGACGACAAGATCAATCGCAATGACGACTCCCCAACCACTCTCGGCTCCGACGGTTCAATTCACTACTACGACTCTTTCATGTCATCCAATCTGACCGCCGGCGATTACTTTCTTGCTGTCGGTGCGTTTGGTCTCTCTATGAACGAGATACTGGCCGGAATCAATGAGTCGGCTTTCTACCCTGACTCCTGTGCCGATGGAATTGGCGAGGAATGCGACAGAGTTCGATCGGACCACGGCGACTACCGAATCACCTGGACCGGCGATGTTTCGCTCACCCAGAATCCCGGGGTGGTAATCAGCGCTCCCGAACCAGGGACCTTGGCTTTGCTGTCGCTGGGGCTTCTGAGTGTCGGCCTTTCCCGCAAAATTAAGCGCAGTCAGAACACTCGATAA
- a CDS encoding universal stress protein, producing the protein MRCHRGQRLPLQLLTVYPYEKSSVGTLLLGSVSEKVVRHATGPVTVVGQ; encoded by the coding sequence ATGAGGTGTCACCGTGGACAAAGACTCCCCCTGCAGTTGCTAACGGTGTACCCCTACGAGAAATCTTCGGTGGGCACTCTGCTGCTTGGCAGTGTCAGTGAAAAAGTGGTCCGGCATGCCACAGGGCCGGTGACTGTGGTCGGACAATAA
- a CDS encoding nitroreductase family protein yields the protein MKRYSVVPQITMPSGHHPFKGGEIMDIHSALDWRYAVREFSPEKLDTKIVENLLDATRKSASSYGLQPYKVIMIESQDLRRDLLPHSYGQHKVLNCSHLIVFAVETRVGDHTVDRYITKYQNVRDVSYSDIAGYADHMKKALAAKSEAEQTGWAHQQAYIALGTLLAAAASMRIDSCPMTGIDARAYNQILGLNDLGLETSAIVALGLRSPRDHSSDLPKVRFDFDDFVIRR from the coding sequence ATGAAACGTTATTCAGTAGTGCCCCAGATCACGATGCCGTCCGGTCACCATCCCTTTAAAGGGGGAGAAATAATGGATATCCACTCCGCTCTGGATTGGCGCTACGCCGTCCGTGAGTTTTCTCCGGAGAAACTGGATACCAAAATCGTTGAAAACCTACTGGACGCCACGCGCAAAAGTGCTTCCTCCTACGGCCTTCAGCCTTACAAAGTAATCATGATCGAATCTCAGGATCTGCGCAGGGATTTGCTGCCGCACTCCTATGGACAGCATAAGGTTCTGAACTGTTCTCATTTGATCGTCTTTGCCGTAGAGACTCGCGTTGGTGACCACACCGTTGATCGTTACATCACGAAGTACCAGAACGTCAGGGATGTTTCTTATTCAGATATTGCGGGTTACGCCGATCATATGAAAAAGGCTTTAGCCGCAAAATCGGAAGCGGAACAGACGGGTTGGGCGCATCAACAAGCCTACATTGCGCTCGGGACGCTGCTTGCGGCAGCGGCTTCTATGAGAATTGACAGTTGTCCCATGACCGGGATTGACGCCCGTGCCTATAACCAGATTCTGGGGCTCAACGATCTAGGGCTGGAAACCAGCGCCATTGTCGCGCTGGGGCTCCGGAGCCCGAGAGACCATAGCTCGGATTTACCCAAGGTCCGCTTCGATTTTGACGACTTCGTGATTCGACGCTAG